The following coding sequences are from one Planctomycetota bacterium window:
- a CDS encoding glycosyltransferase: MAEGAVRIVHLIPYLRTGGAEMMLLKLLERMDRRRFQCSVMTVTADPPMSERIRALGIKVGFPGIGRARWAEGTRPDVVQGWMYHGNMLTVPLKALLPAAAVAWNVRCDFRGASFSLKARASARACALFSRHVPDVIIFNSLRARDSHLRLGYRARDMRVIPNGFDLERFRPSEDARAKLRESLRLAPETGLIGMIARFTPREKDHGTFLEAAARLVRLRSGAHFLLCGPGMSADNGVLVSEIEARGLSGWVHLLGERRDMPDVTAGLDVAALVSHVEGFPNVIGEAMACGVPVVATDVGDCRDIVGEAGIIVPPRDPEALAAAWRELLEAGREGRERLGRLGRERVAALYDLGKIVHQYEDLYEKLARGVRSARRARAEEGGAPRCAESAAR, from the coding sequence ATGGCTGAGGGGGCCGTACGCATCGTTCATCTGATTCCGTACCTTCGCACGGGCGGGGCCGAGATGATGCTTCTTAAGCTTCTGGAGAGGATGGACCGGCGGCGATTCCAATGCTCCGTGATGACCGTGACCGCCGACCCGCCGATGTCGGAGAGAATCCGGGCGCTCGGGATAAAAGTGGGGTTTCCAGGAATCGGCCGGGCGCGATGGGCGGAGGGAACGCGTCCGGACGTCGTACAGGGTTGGATGTACCATGGGAACATGCTGACCGTTCCGCTCAAGGCGTTGCTTCCGGCGGCTGCGGTCGCATGGAATGTGCGGTGTGACTTTCGAGGGGCGTCCTTTTCCCTGAAGGCCCGGGCATCCGCGAGGGCGTGCGCTCTTTTTTCCAGGCACGTGCCGGACGTCATCATCTTCAATTCCCTTCGGGCGCGCGATTCGCATCTCCGGCTCGGGTACCGCGCGCGCGACATGAGGGTGATTCCGAACGGCTTTGATCTCGAGCGATTCCGCCCGAGCGAAGACGCGAGGGCGAAGCTGCGCGAGTCTCTTCGCCTGGCCCCGGAGACCGGGCTTATCGGCATGATCGCGAGGTTCACGCCTCGAGAGAAGGATCACGGGACGTTCCTGGAAGCGGCCGCCCGGCTGGTCCGGTTGCGCTCGGGAGCTCATTTTCTGCTCTGCGGTCCCGGGATGTCGGCCGACAACGGGGTTCTCGTCTCGGAAATCGAAGCCCGAGGGTTGAGCGGATGGGTGCACCTTCTGGGGGAACGCCGCGATATGCCCGACGTGACCGCCGGCCTGGACGTCGCGGCGCTGGTGTCGCATGTGGAGGGCTTCCCGAACGTGATCGGGGAGGCGATGGCCTGCGGGGTGCCGGTGGTGGCGACGGACGTGGGGGACTGCCGGGATATCGTAGGTGAGGCGGGAATCATCGTCCCTCCCCGGGATCCGGAGGCTCTGGCGGCTGCATGGCGGGAGTTGCTCGAAGCTGGCCGCGAAGGACGGGAACGCCTCGGCCGTCTGGGGCGGGAGCGGGTGGCGGCGCTCTACGATCTCGGGAAAATCGTGCATCAGTACGAGGATCTTTACGAGAAGCTGGCGCGGGGCGTTCGGTCCGCCCGCCGCGCGCGCGCTGAAGAGGGCGGGGCACCCCGATGTGCGGAATCTGCGGCGCGTTAG
- a CDS encoding glycosyltransferase family 2 protein: protein MADLQPVRVTVAFPTIGRWSLLRQALQSILRNPRRDVRVVVVDNASGDETRTEISKLLKEDARLRYVRYEERVHPHANWNRCIEAAGGADYLAIFHDDDLYEPEILDRQIEFLDRHPSVGFVGTGYWIIDERGEVRGSSSARRVGGVIPGKAFIRDLMRRAGSFITCPSVMYRKIALEPIGFDAGVDPRGGDYLTWLKMAERWDVGYIPTPLMRYRRHARQGSASAGLGSGTVAVFRNLSRYASSVAENRPERRAEAEAWIRAVRRRCLARLLSYGLEDCGDSPAERVRFVGQVSEICPVGGGVVAKVGLLIGRPLKRWGLFRIAMNLLRREGGADRSAPERSAV, encoded by the coding sequence GTGGCGGATCTCCAGCCTGTGCGGGTCACGGTCGCCTTTCCCACGATCGGCCGATGGTCCCTGCTCCGCCAGGCGCTTCAATCGATTTTGCGCAATCCACGCCGGGATGTGCGCGTGGTCGTGGTGGACAACGCATCCGGCGACGAGACCCGGACGGAGATCTCCAAACTCCTCAAGGAGGATGCGCGCCTCCGCTACGTCCGGTACGAGGAGCGCGTGCATCCGCACGCCAACTGGAACCGCTGCATCGAGGCGGCCGGCGGCGCCGACTACCTGGCCATTTTTCACGACGACGACCTCTACGAGCCGGAGATTCTGGATCGTCAGATCGAATTCCTGGACCGGCATCCGTCCGTCGGGTTCGTCGGGACGGGATACTGGATCATCGATGAGCGGGGCGAGGTTCGGGGGTCGTCTTCGGCCCGAAGGGTCGGCGGGGTTATTCCGGGGAAAGCCTTTATCCGCGATCTGATGCGGCGCGCGGGTTCGTTCATCACCTGTCCGTCGGTGATGTACCGGAAGATCGCTCTGGAGCCGATCGGCTTCGATGCGGGCGTCGATCCCCGCGGGGGAGACTATCTGACCTGGCTGAAGATGGCGGAGCGGTGGGATGTAGGATACATCCCGACGCCGTTGATGCGTTACCGGCGGCACGCCCGGCAAGGGTCGGCGAGTGCGGGTCTGGGCTCGGGCACGGTCGCGGTGTTCCGAAATCTGTCGAGGTACGCCTCCTCCGTCGCCGAAAACCGTCCTGAGCGACGGGCGGAAGCGGAGGCGTGGATCCGGGCGGTCCGGCGTCGTTGTCTGGCTCGCCTGCTTTCCTACGGGCTGGAGGATTGCGGAGATTCGCCCGCCGAGCGCGTTCGGTTCGTGGGCCAGGTTTCGGAAATATGTCCGGTCGGGGGCGGGGTGGTGGCGAAGGTGGGGCTCCTGATCGGCAGGCCGTTGAAGAGGTGGGGCCTTTTCCGCATCGCGATGAATCTTCTGCGGAGGGAAGGGGGCGCAGATCGGTCCGCGCCGGAGAGGAGCGCTGTGTGA
- a CDS encoding polysaccharide biosynthesis tyrosine autokinase — translation MVQPVESGAAEVPAGTLPAAEGVGLVQVLLILRRRWRLLALVWAAAVGATAVWTFTSPRLYRPQATLEIRPETPVLSGSESSEPAMLASRLMWENYYRTQEQILTSPSLVQAVLKTLPDVDREFRGKEDPIREFVRRLDIEKVRTSFILKVGFIDEDGAKAARIVNTLVSLYLEDANRRLRELKTGAMEALSKEALPSLRSKVEEADRALREFQEGAGFIDFQEHYKSLVETWRKVDARRADLRLRRAQLRAERDALASYGADGVSGLFNPAFHSTRSLEPLIQQRAKVSADLGKARKLYKDRHPAILELEEELRSIEAKVRESIEGTLQALETDLRKAELEERALEEERGAVEREMAEAGRRLTEFRRLETELASAKEVYNAYLKKQGETTATSRAGLASVWVVDAAAVPKVPYKPNVPMNLALGGLVGLMLGVAAVFVTEQVDDRIQSPREVEGFLGLEVLAVVPRLSGGAKAGEAPVLLDEGAPLPELEAFRTLRAELVTRLEGVPGGRVVAVLSPNASEGKSTVAANLARVLAMEGRRVLVLDADLRRPSQRRLIGGAEGPGLEEVLRGAAAFEEAVQASRLPGVDVLGAREGTRGAAELAGAAAFEAALRAARGRYDWVLVDSAPVNEVSEAALVARRADGVVLVARQGRTGRGAAQAARKRLAGMGAPVLGAVLNAASGAPGYGYYYSPYGAYAGR, via the coding sequence ATGGTTCAACCCGTGGAGTCCGGAGCGGCGGAAGTTCCCGCGGGGACGCTTCCGGCGGCGGAGGGCGTGGGGCTCGTCCAGGTCCTTCTCATCCTGCGGCGCCGGTGGAGGCTTCTGGCGCTCGTGTGGGCGGCGGCGGTGGGGGCGACGGCGGTCTGGACGTTCACCTCTCCGCGGCTCTACCGCCCGCAGGCGACGCTCGAGATCCGGCCGGAGACTCCCGTGCTGTCGGGTTCCGAGTCGAGCGAGCCGGCGATGCTGGCCAGCCGCCTCATGTGGGAGAACTATTACCGCACGCAGGAGCAGATCCTGACGAGTCCGTCGCTGGTGCAGGCGGTGCTGAAAACGCTTCCGGACGTGGATCGGGAGTTCCGCGGGAAGGAGGATCCGATCCGGGAGTTCGTCCGGCGCCTGGACATCGAGAAGGTGCGCACGAGTTTCATCTTGAAGGTGGGCTTCATCGACGAGGACGGCGCGAAGGCGGCGCGGATCGTCAACACGCTCGTTTCGCTCTATCTCGAGGACGCCAACCGGCGGCTGCGGGAGCTCAAGACGGGCGCCATGGAGGCGCTTTCGAAGGAGGCGTTGCCGTCGCTGCGGTCGAAGGTGGAGGAGGCGGACCGGGCGCTGCGGGAGTTCCAGGAGGGCGCGGGGTTCATCGATTTTCAGGAGCACTACAAGTCGCTCGTCGAGACGTGGCGCAAGGTGGACGCGCGGCGGGCGGATCTGCGGCTCCGGCGGGCGCAGCTCCGGGCGGAGCGGGACGCGCTGGCGTCGTACGGGGCGGACGGCGTCTCGGGGCTTTTCAATCCGGCCTTTCATTCGACGCGGAGTCTGGAGCCGCTGATTCAGCAGCGGGCGAAGGTGTCGGCGGATCTCGGCAAGGCGCGCAAGCTCTACAAGGACCGGCATCCGGCGATCCTGGAGCTCGAGGAGGAGCTGCGGTCGATCGAGGCGAAGGTGCGGGAGTCGATCGAGGGGACGCTTCAGGCGCTCGAGACGGATCTGCGGAAGGCGGAGCTGGAGGAGCGGGCGCTGGAGGAGGAGCGCGGGGCGGTGGAGCGCGAGATGGCGGAGGCGGGGCGGCGCCTGACGGAGTTCCGGAGGCTCGAGACGGAGCTCGCCTCGGCGAAGGAAGTCTACAACGCCTATCTCAAGAAGCAGGGGGAGACGACGGCCACGTCGCGGGCGGGTCTGGCGAGCGTCTGGGTGGTGGACGCGGCCGCGGTGCCGAAGGTTCCGTACAAGCCGAATGTGCCGATGAATCTGGCGCTCGGGGGGCTGGTGGGGCTGATGCTCGGCGTGGCGGCGGTGTTCGTGACGGAGCAGGTGGACGACCGGATCCAGTCGCCGCGGGAGGTGGAGGGGTTCCTGGGGCTGGAGGTTCTGGCGGTGGTGCCGCGTCTTTCGGGGGGGGCGAAGGCGGGGGAGGCGCCGGTGCTTCTGGACGAGGGGGCGCCGCTTCCGGAGCTGGAGGCGTTCCGGACGTTGCGGGCGGAGCTGGTGACGCGTCTGGAGGGCGTTCCGGGCGGGCGGGTGGTGGCGGTGCTTTCGCCGAACGCGAGCGAGGGGAAGTCCACGGTGGCGGCGAATCTGGCGCGGGTCCTGGCGATGGAGGGCCGGCGGGTGCTGGTGCTGGATGCGGATTTGCGGCGTCCCTCGCAGCGGCGTCTGATCGGGGGGGCGGAGGGGCCGGGCCTGGAGGAGGTGCTGCGGGGGGCGGCGGCGTTCGAGGAGGCGGTGCAGGCGAGCCGTCTTCCGGGGGTGGACGTTCTGGGGGCGCGGGAGGGGACGCGGGGGGCGGCGGAGCTGGCGGGGGCGGCGGCGTTCGAGGCGGCGCTGCGGGCGGCGCGGGGCCGGTACGACTGGGTGCTGGTGGACTCGGCGCCGGTGAACGAGGTATCGGAGGCGGCGCTGGTGGCGCGGCGGGCGGACGGCGTGGTGCTGGTGGCGCGGCAGGGTCGCACGGGCCGCGGGGCGGCGCAGGCGGCGCGCAAGCGTCTGGCGGGGATGGGAGCGCCGGTGCTGGGGGCGGTGCTGAACGCCGCCTCCGGCGCGCCGGGGTATGGGTACTATTATTCGCCGTACGGGGCGTACGCCGGGCGGTGA
- a CDS encoding DegT/DnrJ/EryC1/StrS family aminotransferase gives MIRVPLLDLKAQYASIRDEIRAAIDRVCDSQQFILGPEVEAFEREAAAFVGTRHAVGMSSGTDALLAALWALGVGPGDEVIVPAYTFFATAGAPARLGARPVFVDVDPESLNLDPARVRERLSGRTKAIVPVHLFGRCADLEPLRALGVPVVEDAAQAIGARDGKGRAAGAAGRAGCFSFFPSKNLGGFGDGGMVTTDDAALAERLRILRVHGMNPKYRHRVVGGNFRLDALQAAVLRVKLRHLPRWTEARRERAARYRALFREAGLEGRVKTPADEPGHVYHQFVIRAPERDALRAHLERSGIGTEVYYPVPLPHQECFAALGHRAGEFPAAERAARESLALPMYPELTEEQQRAVVAAVAAFYGA, from the coding sequence GTGATCCGCGTTCCGCTCCTCGATCTCAAGGCGCAGTACGCTTCGATCCGCGACGAAATCCGCGCCGCGATCGACCGGGTCTGCGATTCCCAGCAGTTCATTCTGGGCCCCGAAGTGGAGGCGTTCGAGCGCGAGGCGGCGGCGTTCGTGGGAACGCGCCACGCGGTGGGGATGTCGTCGGGGACGGATGCGCTTCTGGCGGCGCTCTGGGCGCTGGGGGTGGGGCCGGGGGACGAGGTGATCGTTCCGGCCTACACGTTTTTCGCGACGGCGGGGGCGCCGGCGCGGCTCGGGGCGCGGCCCGTGTTCGTGGATGTCGATCCCGAAAGCCTCAACCTCGATCCCGCGCGGGTTCGGGAGCGTCTGAGCGGGCGCACGAAGGCGATCGTGCCGGTGCATCTTTTCGGCCGGTGCGCGGATCTCGAGCCGCTTCGGGCGCTCGGGGTGCCGGTGGTGGAGGACGCGGCGCAGGCGATCGGAGCGCGGGACGGGAAGGGGCGCGCGGCGGGGGCGGCGGGGCGCGCGGGGTGCTTCTCGTTTTTTCCTTCGAAGAACCTGGGGGGCTTCGGGGACGGCGGGATGGTGACCACCGACGACGCGGCGCTGGCGGAGCGCCTGCGGATCCTGCGGGTGCACGGGATGAATCCCAAGTATCGCCATCGGGTGGTGGGGGGAAATTTCCGGCTGGACGCGCTCCAGGCGGCGGTGTTGCGGGTGAAGCTGCGGCACCTGCCGCGCTGGACCGAGGCGCGTCGCGAGCGGGCGGCGCGGTATCGGGCCCTTTTCCGGGAGGCGGGGCTCGAGGGCCGCGTGAAGACGCCGGCGGACGAGCCGGGGCACGTCTACCATCAGTTCGTGATCCGCGCTCCGGAGCGGGACGCGCTGCGGGCGCATCTGGAGCGGTCGGGAATCGGGACGGAGGTGTACTATCCGGTGCCGCTTCCGCACCAGGAGTGTTTCGCGGCGCTGGGGCACCGGGCGGGGGAGTTTCCGGCGGCGGAGCGGGCGGCGCGGGAGTCGCTGGCGCTCCCGATGTATCCGGAGCTCACCGAGGAGCAGCAGCGGGCGGTCGTTGCGGCGGTGGCGGCGTTCTACGGGGCCTGA
- a CDS encoding Uma2 family endonuclease — MAIAARKLTYADLVRLPDDGNRHEIVGGEEIVTPAPNISHQRVVFRLGRLLAEYVESQRLGEVLPAPVDVALSKHDIVEPDLVFVSKKRISLIRANRIQGVPDLLIEVSSPSTAALDRGRKRDLYERSGVREYWIADLFAQIVEVHEFGRARRMQIHREGRTFRSAVLPGFSLDVEALFRASR, encoded by the coding sequence ATGGCGATCGCCGCCCGCAAGCTCACCTATGCCGATTTGGTCCGCCTGCCGGACGACGGCAACCGTCACGAGATCGTGGGAGGGGAGGAGATCGTGACTCCGGCGCCGAACATCAGCCACCAGCGGGTGGTGTTCCGCCTGGGGCGGCTTCTGGCGGAGTATGTGGAGTCGCAGCGGCTGGGCGAGGTTCTTCCGGCGCCGGTGGATGTCGCTCTGTCGAAGCATGACATCGTGGAACCCGATCTTGTCTTTGTCTCGAAAAAACGGATCTCCCTGATCCGGGCGAATCGCATTCAGGGCGTTCCCGATCTCCTCATTGAAGTGAGTTCTCCATCCACGGCGGCTCTGGACCGAGGCCGGAAAAGAGACTTGTACGAACGCTCCGGTGTGCGGGAGTACTGGATCGCCGACCTCTTCGCCCAGATCGTGGAGGTTCACGAGTTCGGCCGCGCGCGCCGGATGCAGATCCATCGCGAGGGGCGGACGTTCCGGTCGGCCGTGCTGCCGGGGTTCTCCCTGGACGTTGAAGCCCTCTTTCGGGCCTCCCGGTGA